The window TTGAGTGCAGATTGGCAATATCCGGTaagattcaaccccaaaaatTTTCGTTTTTTCGTCGAAAAATCCTGCAACTTCTCGAATCTGCTTCCGGGGCGAGAtcttgatggtttttttttttttttttcttatttgggaATCTGGGATaagggagagggattttcggtTGAAATTTTGGAGAAATCAGTGGGATTTTgatggaaatttgaaatttgagagGGATTTTCGGAATTTGGGGATCGGGCGGGCGTAAAAGGGATCGCGTACGTGGTTCCGTACGCTGTTAACGTACCGAACACATTCTTCGGGGCCCACTGAGAATGTATCTGGtcgatccatgcggtccatccgtttttccgtcttattttaggtgttgagaccaaaatttaagcatacccaaagattgagtggaccataccattggaaacagttggaataatgatttccaatgttaaaacctttctaggacccacagtgatgtttatttctcatctaacctgttcataagatcacacagacatggatgaatggaaaacacaaatatctgcttgattcagaacttctgtggtccccaagaaattttcaacggtagatttgaATTCATACTGTTGActacggtgtggtccagttgaggtttggatatacttcgtttttaggatcatgacctaaaattatctgctaaaattgatggaaggagtggataaaatacataaatcacagtggaccccacagttgaaaccttcctggttcaTGTTAACTGCTCAAGTGAGCTGTACTAAATGGAAAATGTGGTTTGGgaaattccaaccgttgaaaccttcctagttcaacagtgatgtttagatgccatccgtaCCATTAATAAAGTCATTACtgttgagatgaactgaaaacaaaaatactggcatgaaccaaaacttttgtggccccacaaatatttcaactgtggacgtttaattatcactttttaggctcaattgagctttagatacggttcatttttggcatcatgtcataaaatgaactcacaaaactgatgaacggtgaggatgtttcacaaacatcacagcgggcccgaCCTGAGCTTGCAGCGCAGGAAGGAAATCTCAGTCCTGCGCTGCATGGGGTAGAAAGGcttcaagggtggaaatcattatttccactgtttcctatggtatggtccacttgagacttgtatgagcttcaattttgggctcaacgcctagaatgatatgaaaaaacggatggaaggtgtggataaaccacataaattcatagtgggcccaacttaCAGCGTACTAAGTAACTTAGTAGCAAATCCGATTTCTGCATTGGCTACGGACAAAAGCCGTAACTAAAGACACCCAGAACCACAGCTGAACTCGCTGAcagagtggagatacctcgtttcaacacatgGCATCGATTCCAGTGGGGTGGCTAACCCAAATGGCTGCTGATGTCACGTCACCGAGCCATGTGGACCcagccatgatgcatgtattatatccataccatccattaatTTGGAGATATATTTTTAtgtcatgagaaaaaaaatgagatagatctaaagttcaagtggaccccaccatagaaaacagtggggacagtgacgtccagcgttcaaaactttttaggggccactgaaatttttgatcaagctgatatttttattttcacttcatttatctcgatgttaacttatgaatgggttggatctcaaaaatacatcacagtagaccctataaatatttcaacggtgggtgtgattgctcccacggttttctgtggtggatccactttaactttagatctatctcattcattTTCTCACGCATAAAAGTAAAACGATCTctgcaaatggttggatggtatggatacaacacacgcatcatggtgggtccacatagcttggtgacgtcacttcagtagccacttggctactgaccttgtcagcatCTAATCcatgtcccaaaaaaaaaaaaaaatggattgtctacgcccctgccaccagccaatggctagtggtcggtgctctgtgggccccaccatgatgaatggtggatatccaatcactattattttcctgtggtgtggtccacctgagatttatattcctatcatttttggtataaagccctataatggtatgtaaaaatggatgaaacatatacattatggtgggggctGGACCGCACTGTCGTGGATGAggctggggccgcacctaattctTTACCCATTACTCCATGTGGCTTTCATGCACATGCATTCATAaagtaaaatccaacccgtccatcctatgaaactgtgatttttactccaaattcccaaaaatcaagatgatcagttaattaaatgggctacaccagAGGGATTAAGTTGGGAGATAACGTCCACCATTTACATGGACCCATCAAATTGTAtgtataaatcatagtgggccccataaagtttactcagtatgcaatctgcaGACTCTTTCCTTAATTGTAATTTATATGAAAATTTGATTTGATCtaacatcttagcccttgaaatgATTTGGGCTTATTACACTGAATACGAGccgatgcacttttttttttttgtccattattgcaaatttgtatactACTAGGGAGCAAAATGTCGTTTGGATCGGGAAAAGGAGGAGCAAGGGACATTGGGTGGAAATATAGACAGCCAGtggaggggaataaatatggagccatatgcaactattgtggccaagtgatacggagtgggggagtgtctaggctaaaggaacatttagcagggggatacaagaatgtgaaagacTGTCCAAGTGTAACAAGGCCAATGAAGCGAAGTCACGCAAGCTGCAGCAAAAGGATTGGGAGAGGGATATGAGGGAGGAGCTATAAGGCATTGGACGAGGCCTAGGTGTTATCGACGAGTacgatgatgacgacgatgagGGGATCATGTACCCGGCTGGCTGTGTTACAGCTCGAGAAAGGAGTGATTTTAGACAAGTGATTCGTGAGTCTCGGGCTTCAGAGTGGGAGGGGGAGCAAAGAAGTCGTATTGATGAGAGTAGGCCATCGTTTGAGACGTCCCGACATGAGGCTGGTGGGAGCAGCAGACGATTTGATGGAGGCAGCGGGCATGGCTTACAACGCACGCAAAGCGCTCGTGTCCCAGATGCACCCATCGCAGGCGTTAatcaaaaaatattaaaaaatatgtggagcaaggGGCTCAGGGAAAAAGTGGGTGGCgctatatctaggtggttcatctcgaTCCATGTACCAGCAAATGCATCAGCCAGtcctcacttcaaaaatatgattgagAAGGTGCAGCATGCCGGGCCTGGCGTGAAGCCTCCCACGCCATAGGAGATTCTTGGCGTCTGCCTTGATCAGGAGCACGAGGAGATGCAGGCTTGGGTACGTGGACTCACGCCGAACTGGAAGCAGTATGGAgtaacaatcatgtgtgatgggtggacAGGACCTAcgaaattgtccattatcaatttcatggtgtactATAGAGGACAACcggttttcctcaaatccattgatgcatcGGCAAGAATAAAAGATCACGAATACATATATGCTCTCCTGAAAGGAGTGATTAGAGAAGTTGGGTCTCagaatgttgtccaagttgtgacCGACAATGGCAGTCCGTTCGTTAAGGCggggaagaaattgatgaagaagttcaatctctattggaCCCCGTGTGCGGCACAccgcattgatttaatgctcgaggaGATAGGTCAGAGGGATTCTGTTAGGAAAACTATCCAGGATGCGAGAAgagtgacaaactttatatacaatcactcatggttATTGGCTGCAACATTAGACTAGGTGCGACACGGTTCGCCACGAACTTCATTGCCCTCGATAGCTTATACAGGCACCATGTGGGTCTGAGAAATTTGTTCAGATCCGAGAAATACATGGAGTGGAATCAGTGGAAGATTGAGGGTGCACAGACCTGTTCGAATATAGTGCTTTCTGATTCCTTTTGGGATAAAGTTCACAACGTCGTTTCCTTCCTGCATCCGatgtacaaggtcctacgagccgtagataatgagatgtggccttcgatGGGGTCGATGTATGAGCTTGTGAGAATTATGAGAGAGGGGATAATGACTGCAATCCCCACTTCGTATCAGTGggtgatcaatatcatcgatcgTCGATGGACTGGGACTATCgagcatccactccaccaagcTGGTAAGTTTGTTGATACAACTGCTTACTGTAAGTATCACTTCTGTTTGTATGTTAATACAACTAAGTAACTAAAATTTGAGTTTCAGCATACTatctgaatcccaaatttcattataaacgTCGGCTCCATGAGAATCGAGATTTGACGATGGCCGTTCACGAGGCGTTCGAACGATTGTTCCCAGAATCAACAGCGCAAGCAGATTTCGGTAACCAGGTAATGCAATAAAATTTATTCCTTATAGCCTGTAGAAATATGagtgattaaaaataatgacctGTGAATCCGTGTTTACAGTTATTGCGGTTTAGGGATGCGAGGGGTACGTTCTCATCCATACTAGCAAAAGCATTGATTGAAACGATGATGTCGTGTgagtatggtaacataattaggtaattgcatttttcgtttaaacttcaaactaaaacaagttcctcatggatatataggtgagtggtgggcgatgtaCGGAGTCGACACGCTCACACTGCAGTTATTGGCAGTCCGTGTTCTCGCACAGACTGTATCCTCACCTtgtgagaggaattggagcacatggtcactcatacacaccagCAAGAGGAACAGATTGGCATATGAGAAGTTGCAAAAGCTCGTTTACTGCCATTAtaatatgaagttaagagagagaCAGTTGCGGATAGACCGAGACATGGAGGAAAATCAAGACCCGTTAGACCTGTTGTGTATAGGTAACATGGCAcagataggtgatgatgatgatgacccactttatgagtgggtcaaatcAGTTGATTTAAATGATGCGGAGGGAGGCCCTGCTCCATAGGTAGCTGAGGGAGCAGCGGCTCTGGGTATCGATGTCGATCAGGTAGTAGAGGAATAGAAGGTGGACACAGACTCCTTTgatcctttggtgaggagttcgGCACATTCCAAAAagggtgaggaagcatcttcacggccccctcctcatcatcaagtcgtagtgagtgatgatgatgatgagactcaacccccactTGACACTGGTCCTggggacgacgacgacgacgacgacggtGATGAGGGAGGGGACAGACGCACCGACACTAGTATAGGTGGTActagtgggggtgggggtggcaGTGGTGGGGGGTACACGACGGCTCAGAGCCAACGATCCGTTGGCCAGTTCACTGAAGAGCAGagctttgaccatgccactcaggaCGAGGATCATGGATCTTGTCCACCATCCAGGGCGAGAGCATCAGAGCCCAGTTATATGTTCAAGCGTCGTTCGAAGAACAAAGCTGGATGGGCCGCGGCTGATGCTCTCACACGCAACCtgtcatctatggacataagTTTAGATCAGGGGAGCTCCACCTCTGTCCCACCTTATGCTCATGGGGGATATCACGGGTATGGCCATGACAGCTCTGACATTCAGTCACGCTTTTCTACCCATGGGTACAGGCAGCCGGAagatagttcttcgagtcatGACCCTTTAACAGGAGAATATTCGGGGTACCCGTATGACTGGCAACAATACTATCAAGGAGTTGGGGTTGGACTTGATCTATTCCCTCAGTACCCTGCTCAGGAAATGCCGTCGATGTATGTCACACAATTCTCACGTCTAGGCGTACTCGTacagtttggggaggatgactatcagaggtacataagagagttcctcaattggtacgagcagagGATGACCTGGGAACAGTGCTGCCAATATGTTGGGTAgcagtactactctcaactgccacaggatccggacaatgattacgagccacctcgtcactctatGTGGAGATGAAACATGGgaagaaatgtgtatttttttcaattcatttacttttgcatgtcttaattgttgtaagcttgcatttgtaatatataaactaattttggttactatttgagtgatttcttacgacaacgcatactttttggcccccattaaatggaaacttctaatttaatgcattttttttgcaaaattttcattcctgaatatgtaaatatgtgtatttaggcatgtcctgaagtttcactgaaaaattccaccattttccccatatttccctgcatttccggttatcggcgatattatcggcgataacgatattatatcat of the Magnolia sinica isolate HGM2019 chromosome 7, MsV1, whole genome shotgun sequence genome contains:
- the LOC131251266 gene encoding uncharacterized protein LOC131251266 → MYKVLRAVDNEMWPSMGSMYELVRIMREGIMTAIPTSYQWVINIIDRRWTGTIEHPLHQAAYYLNPKFHYKRRLHENRDLTMAVHEAFERLFPESTAQADFGNQLLRFRDARGTFSSILAKALIETMMSCEYGNIIR